In Carettochelys insculpta isolate YL-2023 chromosome 3, ASM3395843v1, whole genome shotgun sequence, the genomic stretch CTGACTGTTAAATTGTGTGGCTTCGTTCCCACCTGAATTTATCTCAcgtcagcttccagccattgaatTATATTATGTCTTTGTCTGCAAGACTGAAGAACCCATCGTTAAATATTTATTCCCCAGGTTGGTACTTACAGACTGTCATCAAGTCATCTCTGAAGTATGCTGGGATCTTTCTGGTGCTGAAGCACCATAGAGATGGACCTTGTCTTGTGTCTGAAATTCCCTTTTTTCCAGTTTGAGAGAATTAGCCCTTGATATGCTTGAGAGTTGCTTCCCTTCCCGGTGACCATTCTGTCAAGGACGCATTACCGCATTCAGGCTAAAGAGTCGGTGAGAAAGAACATATGATGAATTTCATGCATCGGAACCATGAGTAATATCTTCATTATTGTTCCACTGGTAactttttcagttcttcagttctttttcttttcttttatgttAGTTCATCACGTCAATTTCACCCATGCTGAGCTTGGCCTCTGCAAGCATCTGCTATTATTAGTAGTAATTTTCATTCCCTTTTAATGTTTGCCGTGATTTTGATGCTGATGGGAGCTGCAGTCATCGTAGAAGTTTCTATCACCTTTCGAAGCTTAAGATTGTAACTCATTTGCGTGTAtatgtttacctgctttaacctttTAAACTGCTCACTTGTTTCCTTTGCCCATATAATAAATATTTAGATAGTTTGTTATAGGAGTGGCTACAAGTGTCTTTGGTGTGAGATTTCAAATGCAATTGACTTTGGGAAAGTAACTGGTCTTTGGGACTAAGTGTAGCCTGAATATTGCTGTGATCCTTGCTGAAAGGTACCATCTATCACAAAGGCAGGCTCACCTGAGTGGCGAGACGGATAGGAGTACCCATGGGTACTGTCTGTGACTCGGTGGTTTGGCTGTTATAGGGCCAGAGCAGCTTATACTTGGTGATGTGCCTGGTGAAATGTAAATATAGAACTCACCGCCACTTTGTGTCCGGGTTCTTAGCAGTCTGCCCTGATGTTAGTACTCATGGTCTTGAGCTGCTGTGGAAGAGTTCAACAGAGAGTTCTGGGTCTAGTGGGCAGTTGCATTTCCAACATTCTCAACTCCCAGGCCACATCTACGCTGCAGTCAGGGAGTGTGGTAGCAGCATGCCTAGCCATGCCACAAAAACTTATAACCGTCATATTGGGTCAGCCCAAAAGTCCATGTtctgccagtggccaatgccagctttcccagaggaatgaacagaacaggtaatcatcaagtgatgtcTCCTGTATGCCCCATTCCCAGATTGTGACAAAAAGAGACTGGGGATGCCTTCCCTGCCCACCCGGGCTAGTAGACACTGATGAGTCTaattagggtgcgtctacacgaggcacaaacttcaaagttaactttgaatttaaggactacatcaaagtagccagcagagagtccacacacatttttttccccttactttgatGTCCTTACTCCGTTGCCCGGAAGGGGGGTAGTGTCCTACGTCAAAGTTTAACCTCAAAgtcgggtgtgtgtagacactctacttcaaagttgtacttcgaagtaagcaactttgaagttatttttgtagtgttgacacagcctagATCTTTTTTGAATCCGTACCCAGCCTGGCTTTGTTCTAACTAAATCAAAGTTAGTTCCAGTACAATAACAGCAAAGGTACGAGAGcatgggtggctgtgctggctagCGTAGCCTGCACAGAACCTGGCTATGCATGGGAGTGGTTGTTACCCACGCTGCCAGGCTGAGCTCCCAGCGTTACTGGAGCTAGGACTGGTGTGATTTTAGAGAGACCCCAGCTAGCCTGAGGGTGtctgctgcagtcacacctcctGACTGCAAAGTCAGCAGCTCCTGCATCAGTGTCTTCTCCTGGGAAGTCCATAAATGTTCCGCTAAGGAGCAACTGAAAGCTGGCTGATGGCATGGGGGTTTGACAGGCGCCTTTGTAACCCACATACCTCTGGGTGTGGGTCACCGTCCTATGGAGCAGCACCCAGACCATTTACAGGGAGAAAGACTGAGTAACCTcgacagcctgagctgagagctagccagcttttagctcaaactgtagcagctcctccattaagctccagaggtgccaggttcAAATCTGCCCATTACACCTTCATTCCCTTCACTGCTTGAGCAAGGGGTCAGGGTTTGGAGCAGAAGTGGCCAACCCTCgagccatgtgtggctctttGAATGAAGAAATGCGGCTCCAGCTCTGAGACATGCACCCGGGAGTATTCACCCCCATTCTGTGCACCCCCCCAACATCCCTTGCTCggagggagaagcacgtggtagcagcagcagctccagtgattcgccagcactggggagggtggagcaggctgggggtgcctggctctgggggcagggaattgggcgAGAGCTTTACTGAGGCTCTACGTTCTCTGGAACACTGACTGCCTTTTCATGACGTATGTGTACGGTGCTCAGTGGTGGATTAAGGTGTCAtgggccctgggccagagcatgtggggggcccattTCCACCCCCCTTCCTGCAATCGCAACCCCCTTCTGAGCCATGGCCCCATcctgttctgccccctcccctctgtaCTCCTGTCCCCTTCCACCGACAGGCAGCCCTGTTCTGTCCCTCACCCCGCACAGCCTTGCAACCACTTTGcacttttcttcccctcccctgagcctggAGATGCTCTGTCCTTGTCCCCCAGCAATGGCCCTGGGCTGTAGCATGAGTCTGGGTGCTTGGACTTTCCGCACCCCTGTGCTTCTGCCAGGAACTGGGGTtgcgggggctgggctgccccttccctgcctgctgctcctgctgcgggGTGGGATCAGGGCCCAGGAGCAATGACAGTACAAAGATTTAGCTCTTTGGGTTTTGGCTTCTGCTTCCTGCATTTGCCCAGCTTATGTGGCTGGTCCCAGCTTTGCTAGATTTATAGCTCTGTCCCTGAGTAGTTATTTTAAGCAGCAGTCTGAGGTTATTCCCCTTGGCATTCAGAACCGCTGCCCTtcctgcagcactgctgggctTGTCTAGGCTAAAACCGAGACATTGGGGGAGTGAAAGGAGGGCGATGCCATGCTAGCAAGCCAGCTCATGGACATAATCAGCCCTCAGGCTTCAGAGCATCAGCTGTTGGCTCTCTATGGCTCAGGAAGGAAATTCCCCCTCTGACTTGCCACCTTGTGTAATTGGCTGTGTGTACTACGAGGGTCTGGGCCACCACACGTCACTCCTGGAGCTGTGAGAGATCGGCCACAGGTGTGCTCTGGAGGAGGAACACGGGCCACAATGATCAATGTGTGAGCAAGAGTGGCGGGATGCAGGATGCTGGAGCCCTACAGAGGGCTAGAGCGTCACTTGATGGACCGCAAGGGAGGTCTTTTGCAGTCCCTGAAGCTCTGGAGGATTACAGCAGCTGAGATCTGGCCAAAGGTCTAGAACAGCAAGTTCCCTGCCGCTCTCCAAGTCCAGCCTTGCATTCCTTCGACCTGTGGCATTGTTAGCCGTGCATTCCCCTCCGAAATGGGAGTGGGCTGAAATGGAGGCATTGTAGGGGGACTCTCCCCAGAGAATGCATCCCAAAGTGCACCTTCTGTGTGGGTCGGCGGCTCTGCACCTGCTCTGTGCTACAGAAGTAAATCCATGTTAAGTCTAACTAAATCTACCCTACCCTACAATGCAACGCCCACCGATGTAACTTACCGACTGAAGAGCACCAGCTCTGGGAAAGGAGTGGTGCTTAGGTCACTGTAGGTaggtctgtgcagtgcctgtGTATACCCAGCATTGCCTACATGGATTGCTGCTGCTTTAAACACACTTGGTGAGGATGTGCGCCATGGAGCACGGTGTGGGTTCGTAAAACCGTTTCCATCACCGCAGCGGCTGTACCGTGACAAAAGGACATAACAACGGCCGTACAGGGTCATTGACCCCAGTGTCCGGATggccaatagtggccaatgccaggtgccccagagggagggaacagaacagggaatcatcaagtgatccaccccatcacccatttccagtATTTGACAAACACAGGCCAGGTCACCACTCCTACCCAGATAACTAAGTAttaatggacctgtcctccatgaatttatctagttcttttttgaagcctgttaaagtcctggtcttcacaacttcctccagcaaggagttccacaggggtaCTGTGCGCTGCACAAAGAAatacttctctttgtttttttaaaacctggTGCCTATTAATGTAAGGAGGTgacccctagctcttgtgttagGGGAGCAAAGAAGAAATTGTTCCTTATTATATTACCCACACCAGAAACGATGTTATAGACCTTGATCATATCCTcctgagtctcctcttttctacccTGAAAATTCCCAGTTTTTTTCTTCATCAGGCAGCCATTCTAACCCCctcaccatttttgttgcccttctctgaactttttccatGCCAAGACGTCTTCTTTTTTCTTTGATGAGGTAACCGCGCCGGCACATGGTGTTCAAGATGGGGGTGGTGTACGGTGGATTTAGACCCAGAGATGCTGCGGAGACCTGCTTAGCTTGCAAAACCTTATTATTATTtgaatccatcatttacagtatTGTACAGCTTgtttaaaataggaaaataatCTGGCAGAGCAAAACTAGTTATGCACTCATCAAAGCATCTCTTTCCTTATATCTACAGTACGGATGGTTTTATTTCAATGGGTTGATTTCTCAGCTGTGTACATTCCAAGTCAGAATAAGAACAAGAGCTCATCTCTTAACAGCAAACCGCATAAGAATAATAATTAGTAATTAACATAATAAGTGATCATTGTAACTGTATCTAAATGAAACACATGCCAGTGGGATCTCGAAGCTAATTTAGGTCTCCCTGGGGATCTATCTGCAAGTTACATCCCCAGCCTCCATGCCCTCCCTCTGCTTACTGGCCCTTCTTGTAGGCGTTTTTGATTATGGCATTCTTAAAAAGAGTCATtagaggggtgtggctgctctctgatgTCATGAAACCCCCGTATCGCTTGTCTTTGGGCGGGGCGTTCCATCGGAAATGGTGCATCTTGTAGGCCCCTCCatctttcttctcctcctcctctgagacCACTGCTTCCTCACTCTCTGGGTCTTCCAGAGACTCGAAATCCGGGTAGTCCAGTTCCATAGAGAGGTCTCTTCTGAACTCCATTGGGTAGCTATCGGCTGACTCCTCTTCCACCTCATTGGGATAGACCTTGATGGGTCTCCTCTTCCTGCCAACTGGCTTCCCCCATCGGAAATGCTCCATCGAGTAGGACCGTTTGCTGTCTTGCCTTTCGAGGGCAGCTCCTCCTTCTTCTTTGTCTTCTCTTTGATCTGGGGATGCATCTGGGAAGAAGCCTAAGAGGAGACTGCCAGGGATCTCTTCTCGTTTGTGGCcagtgatgctgctgctgttcttcctGCCAAACTTGTTCCAGCGGAAGTGGCTCATGACATATTTCCGGATATTCTCAGAGAGAGGTTGCAGGTGGCCATTGCCTGGGTACACCGGTGACTCAGCCGACAGGTCCATTTTGCAGGCTTTGATGCATTCCTGGTTAAGGAGAAAGGGAACGCTTCAACCAGACACATATTTGCTAAATgggactcatagaatcatagagaaCACTataactgtaagggacctcaagaggtcatcaagtacagtctTCTGCCCTCACGGCGGGACCAggcaccacctagatcatccctgataaatgtttatctaacctgctctgaaatatctctaatgatggagatcccacaacctccctaggtgatTTATTTCAATGCTTACCCACCCTAAtggttaggaatttttttcctaatgcccagtctaaagctcccttgctgcaatttaagtttaTTCTccttgtcttatcatcagaggtcaaggagaacaatttttctccttcctctttgtaacaccctttttaggtacttgaatactgctatcatgtctcctgtgtcttctcttttccaaacgaaacaaacccagttctttcagttgtccatcataggtcatgtttttgagacctttatcatttttgttgcatttctctgctccttctccagtgattccacatctttcctgaaacatggtgcccagaactggacacaatacttcaacagAGACCTAATCAGGGCaaagtagaatggaagaatggcCTCTCATGTCTTTGCTCacaacccttctgttaatgcatcccagaatcacttTTGGTTTTGTTGCCacagaatcacactgttgactcatattcagcttgtggtcccctctgacctctagatcccttttttcagtacaggttcaacctctcttgtccagtaacctcaggacctgactggtgctggatgagagaatttgccagaccacagggggtcaatattatctagcacattgccaacacttctactgttcactgggctcttagaaaacatttaggggtaaattacagctaaataacagcagagaacactgagagccaggactggtggctagaaacaaactttatgggacgtgggaaaacttggccacaccccaataagtggtcgtctggctaactaaactccTCCGGAATTACAGATGTTGCGGGTGatagagtgctggactagagaggttcaacccttaCTACTGCCCA encodes the following:
- the POMC gene encoding pro-opiomelanocortin isoform X1; this translates as MLNPIRSGLLLILGVLLFCADGGVNSQCWDSSRCRELSTEAGLLECIKACKMDLSAESPVYPGNGHLQPLSENIRKYVMSHFRWNKFGRKNSSSITGHKREEIPGSLLLGFFPDASPDQREDKEEGGAALERQDSKRSYSMEHFRWGKPVGRKRRPIKVYPNEVEEESADSYPMEFRRDLSMELDYPDFESLEDPESEEAVVSEEEEKKDGGAYKMHHFRWNAPPKDKRYGGFMTSESSHTPLMTLFKNAIIKNAYKKGQ
- the POMC gene encoding pro-opiomelanocortin isoform X2, which translates into the protein MGIGLLLILGVLLFCADGGVNSQCWDSSRCRELSTEAGLLECIKACKMDLSAESPVYPGNGHLQPLSENIRKYVMSHFRWNKFGRKNSSSITGHKREEIPGSLLLGFFPDASPDQREDKEEGGAALERQDSKRSYSMEHFRWGKPVGRKRRPIKVYPNEVEEESADSYPMEFRRDLSMELDYPDFESLEDPESEEAVVSEEEEKKDGGAYKMHHFRWNAPPKDKRYGGFMTSESSHTPLMTLFKNAIIKNAYKKGQ